One Deltaproteobacteria bacterium DNA window includes the following coding sequences:
- a CDS encoding SIR2 family protein has protein sequence MSNLPHSDHGDDAYRAVSLSPGLPEIPERLLLAHARGEVLFICGAGISRPAGLPDFRELVRDVYERLDASVYEILPKTPNRALDTTEPGWSKLRNNQKAEVKRFVAGEYDVVLGMLERRLDDQTHEKNKITSKVRSTVAELLRQASDKPAPIHRALMRLADRGGVTTIMTTNFDLLLEAAAKRLGSPVQTYALGSIPRPTTRKEFAGVLHIHGALDRNPARFSDLVLSDQDLGEYYLRRRIVPDLIYDAARLFHLVLAGYSANDPPMRYLLNAVAADGARFSDLKERFTFVGSGDPVELQDWKARGITPIHYDARNGDHSVLRDALERWAKLSAINGKTKTVDVEVRRIVRESRAATPKADRDLFDHLFRRGHANERIRLAGVASGAKAEPGWLDSIIETTPGKKFGPATAIHSWAGLSETDRHHAQVMTTFLKNRLAEPATIDWALKESNWSTKRIAIDELLNDYGSPELKEPYATAWRLIEESWSNRPIRDHPAMAFVTIRDRLGKGERSGALISAIVDLFAPRLEVKAIEERPRHPKIFEDLLSANLTSVNLGNLNDYGDLHIGTVSEIQFLKELADGLASSVQYGLNVINRIYKTDEGREVPWESPHRVYFVRPHGKGRDVEEAFGHEGGEPDLFNDGIAPSVKLLHEIVIRISELDQQAATPFFPGWQLSRSGVHRRLWAAIARDPQLVSADDVGDFLVTLSDYELWGLDEFPEITELRARRVKELRRDVQETIVQRLCKGPPHKLKTRRRYCAAREVKRVEVAGGIIAPKTRRWLLKRIKELPQLEDMRVDGGFFDAQAHPVPRLSADTPYDLLEGEARLRALNEELSHDGVHWIDNSAKAWLQRAGSAVLLLSDLESFTRAGEEFPRLWDCFLSLHSPSPPTPSLEPPPQPQDEANRILYLLRNLSETNLTEAIWGISHWLFSWSRYVIRSEHGLPVWLQAWPIAVERTNAVANDRDHILTNSSGDQQESLDIDTLNTPAGQFIEVFLAACQAVGKDARPFSDGSPARQMRDRIISASDHSGLVAHCRLAERLPFFQNADPDWTKQYLVDPLLADDFQSIALWRKAARRSGKPLLEIIGDKVIERATDHRLGREARESLVSCLVIEVLTAFRDERRPLVAEPRVSQMLRSADDETRLFAACAIRYFQEEGPPQEGEIRSVEKLFHVAVKPFFRSVWPQESDLTTRDTSRELSHIPAASGEAFAEAVDEMKRFLVPFDCWSTLEYGLYGEVGTGSEAVSKLQLAVNDERKAAALLTLLDLTIGEEQDAIVPYDLSNALDRVKTLAPGLADCPAFRRLSTAARRNEQA, from the coding sequence ATGAGCAATTTACCTCATTCCGATCACGGTGACGACGCTTACCGCGCCGTTTCGCTCAGCCCAGGCCTCCCGGAGATTCCGGAACGCTTGCTTCTGGCACATGCGCGGGGCGAAGTACTCTTCATCTGCGGTGCGGGTATCTCACGTCCTGCGGGGCTGCCTGACTTCCGAGAACTGGTACGCGACGTCTATGAAAGGCTTGATGCAAGCGTCTACGAAATCCTTCCGAAGACTCCTAACCGCGCACTTGACACTACAGAACCGGGTTGGTCGAAGCTCAGGAATAACCAAAAGGCAGAGGTCAAGCGGTTCGTTGCCGGCGAGTACGACGTGGTCTTGGGAATGCTTGAACGCCGGCTGGACGATCAAACTCATGAAAAGAACAAGATCACGAGCAAGGTCAGAAGCACCGTAGCGGAACTGCTGCGCCAAGCAAGCGACAAACCGGCGCCAATACATCGGGCGCTCATGCGCCTAGCCGACCGCGGCGGCGTCACGACGATCATGACCACCAACTTTGACCTCTTGCTCGAAGCCGCTGCCAAGCGCCTTGGTTCCCCAGTGCAAACCTATGCGTTGGGATCGATCCCGAGACCCACGACGCGCAAGGAGTTCGCTGGAGTGCTCCATATTCACGGAGCCTTGGACCGGAATCCGGCTCGCTTCTCGGATCTCGTGTTGTCGGACCAGGACCTCGGGGAATACTATCTGCGTCGGAGGATTGTCCCTGATCTCATCTACGACGCCGCACGCCTCTTCCATCTCGTCCTGGCGGGCTATAGCGCCAACGATCCGCCGATGCGCTACCTGCTGAACGCCGTCGCCGCCGACGGAGCCCGATTCAGCGATTTGAAAGAACGGTTTACCTTCGTTGGCTCTGGGGACCCCGTGGAATTGCAAGACTGGAAGGCACGGGGCATCACCCCGATCCACTACGATGCTCGAAATGGAGACCATTCCGTGCTGCGCGATGCGCTTGAACGGTGGGCCAAACTCTCCGCAATCAACGGAAAGACGAAAACCGTCGATGTTGAGGTAAGACGGATCGTACGGGAGAGCAGAGCCGCCACCCCCAAGGCTGATCGTGACCTGTTCGACCACCTGTTCAGGCGAGGGCATGCGAATGAACGCATTCGCTTGGCAGGTGTGGCGTCGGGTGCGAAGGCCGAGCCCGGATGGCTGGATTCCATCATTGAGACCACGCCCGGAAAAAAGTTCGGACCAGCCACCGCCATTCATTCATGGGCGGGGTTGAGCGAGACCGACCGCCATCACGCCCAAGTCATGACCACGTTTCTGAAGAACCGGCTTGCTGAGCCAGCCACGATCGATTGGGCGCTCAAAGAATCCAACTGGAGTACCAAACGGATCGCAATAGACGAGCTACTGAACGATTACGGCAGTCCTGAGTTGAAGGAACCCTATGCGACTGCATGGCGCTTGATCGAGGAAAGCTGGTCTAATCGCCCGATCAGGGACCATCCGGCGATGGCATTTGTAACGATCCGTGATCGACTCGGCAAAGGCGAGCGTTCCGGCGCCCTGATTTCAGCGATTGTGGATCTGTTCGCGCCTCGTCTGGAGGTCAAAGCGATTGAGGAAAGGCCTCGACACCCAAAGATCTTTGAAGACCTTCTGTCGGCGAACCTGACGAGCGTCAACCTGGGTAATCTGAACGACTACGGCGACCTCCACATAGGCACGGTTTCAGAAATACAATTCCTGAAGGAACTGGCAGACGGGCTGGCATCTTCAGTCCAATACGGGCTCAACGTCATCAATCGGATCTACAAGACTGATGAAGGCCGTGAGGTGCCTTGGGAAAGTCCTCACCGTGTGTATTTCGTTCGTCCCCACGGGAAGGGTAGAGACGTCGAAGAAGCATTCGGCCATGAGGGCGGTGAGCCCGATCTCTTTAATGATGGAATCGCGCCGTCGGTCAAGTTGCTTCACGAAATTGTCATCCGCATTTCCGAACTCGATCAGCAGGCCGCCACGCCCTTCTTCCCAGGCTGGCAGTTGTCGCGGTCTGGCGTCCACCGGCGCCTATGGGCCGCAATCGCCCGGGATCCACAGTTGGTAAGCGCTGACGATGTCGGTGACTTCCTGGTGACACTATCTGACTACGAGCTTTGGGGTCTGGATGAATTCCCCGAGATCACCGAACTGAGGGCAAGACGCGTTAAGGAACTTCGGCGGGACGTTCAGGAAACGATTGTCCAGCGTTTGTGCAAGGGTCCGCCGCACAAACTCAAAACTCGCAGACGGTACTGTGCCGCACGTGAAGTCAAACGAGTGGAAGTCGCCGGCGGCATCATAGCGCCAAAAACCCGCCGATGGTTGCTCAAACGAATCAAGGAACTTCCCCAACTCGAAGACATGCGCGTGGATGGCGGGTTTTTCGATGCACAGGCGCATCCCGTTCCGCGGCTCTCGGCCGACACTCCATATGACCTGCTTGAAGGAGAGGCCCGCCTTCGGGCACTGAACGAGGAACTGTCACACGATGGAGTTCATTGGATCGACAACTCCGCCAAAGCTTGGCTCCAACGGGCCGGTAGTGCCGTGCTCCTTCTCTCGGACTTGGAATCATTCACTAGGGCCGGGGAGGAGTTTCCGCGCCTTTGGGATTGTTTCCTTTCGCTTCATTCGCCATCTCCCCCGACGCCGAGTCTTGAACCACCACCCCAGCCACAAGATGAGGCAAACCGTATCCTGTATCTGCTGAGGAACCTGTCGGAGACGAACCTTACGGAAGCCATCTGGGGTATCAGCCACTGGCTCTTCAGTTGGAGTCGATATGTCATCCGATCAGAACACGGCTTGCCCGTCTGGCTGCAAGCTTGGCCTATTGCAGTCGAAAGGACCAATGCCGTCGCTAACGACCGGGACCATATCCTGACCAACTCTTCGGGTGACCAGCAAGAGTCCCTGGATATCGACACTCTCAACACACCAGCGGGACAATTCATTGAAGTCTTCCTGGCCGCCTGCCAAGCCGTCGGCAAAGATGCCCGCCCCTTCTCCGACGGCAGCCCTGCGCGGCAGATGCGAGATCGAATCATCAGCGCCTCCGACCATAGCGGCCTAGTGGCACACTGCCGACTAGCGGAACGTTTGCCATTCTTCCAGAACGCAGACCCTGACTGGACGAAACAATATCTGGTGGACCCGTTGTTGGCGGATGACTTCCAATCCATTGCACTTTGGCGCAAGGCCGCACGTCGAAGCGGCAAGCCTCTACTTGAAATCATCGGTGACAAGGTGATTGAAAGGGCAACTGACCATCGCCTCGGTCGAGAAGCCCGGGAATCGCTTGTTTCTTGCCTTGTCATCGAAGTGTTGACGGCGTTCCGAGACGAACGTAGGCCCTTGGTGGCCGAACCCCGCGTGTCACAAATGCTCCGATCAGCAGACGACGAAACGCGTCTGTTTGCAGCCTGCGCTATCCGGTACTTCCAGGAAGAAGGGCCACCGCAAGAAGGAGAAATACGATCCGTTGAAAAGCTGTTTCATGTAGCCGTCAAGCCGTTCTTTCGGAGCGTGTGGCCACAAGAAAGCGACTTGACGACACGCGACACAAGCCGAGAGTTGTCCCATATCCCCGCCGCCTCGGGCGAGGCTTTTGCCGAAGCCGTTGATGAGATGAAGCGTTTCCTTGTCCCCTTTGATTGCTGGTCAACACTAGAGTATGGGCTCTATGGCGAGGTTGGAACTGGAAGTGAAGCCGTCTCGAAGCTACAGTTGGCGGTCAACGATGAACGAAAGGCCGCCGCACTCCTTACGTTGCTGGATTTGACCATTGGAGAAGAGCAGGACGCGATCGTGCCATACGACTTGAGCAACGCTCTTGACCGGGTCAAGACATTAGCGCCCGGCTTGGCTGATTGCCCAGCGTTCCGAAGGCTATCTACGGCTGCTCGACGTAACGAGCAGGCATGA